One genomic region from Patescibacteria group bacterium encodes:
- a CDS encoding tryptophan-rich sensory protein, translating into MRINNFFKLIISIGVSLSAGAIGAVFTTSAIPTWYLGIVKPALNPPAWIFGPVWTTLYVLMGVAVFLIWLSYAPADTEAMAGKKTSSYKKKEIKIAIGVFGIQLFLNAVWSIIFFGLHSPGWALVDIIFLWLAIVWTMIVFYKIYKPATYLLVPYLLWVSFASYLNYSIWMLN; encoded by the coding sequence ATGAGAATAAATAATTTCTTTAAGTTAATAATCTCAATTGGTGTTTCGCTTTCTGCGGGCGCAATTGGCGCGGTGTTTACCACGTCTGCAATTCCCACTTGGTATCTAGGGATCGTGAAGCCTGCGCTTAATCCTCCGGCGTGGATTTTTGGACCAGTTTGGACGACGCTTTATGTGCTGATGGGCGTTGCGGTATTTTTGATCTGGTTATCCTACGCTCCCGCCGACACTGAAGCTATGGCGGGCAAGAAGACCTCGTCATACAAAAAGAAAGAAATCAAGATTGCGATTGGCGTGTTTGGCATACAGCTTTTCTTAAACGCTGTCTGGTCAATTATTTTTTTCGGTTTGCACAGCCCGGGATGGGCGCTCGTTGATATTATCTTCCTTTGGCTTGCTATCGTCTGGACGATGATTGTCTTTTACAAAATCTACAAGCCGGCGACATATCTCCTCGTGCCATATCTTCTCTGGGTTAGCTTTGCTTCGTATCTGAATTATTCGATCTGGATGCTTAATTAG
- a CDS encoding DKNYY domain-containing protein has product MSKVNILKIFLVFFIVSTGIFAWLLFTEEKSPSLHFTPDGLPLPPGVVLLPYDGDITLGGIATTTDRRDKDSPYKKINYVYAKKDGVIYYAEPTMRLTDMPVYTEVEGVDTETFTITETVHTQLGLASDKDHIFFDGEIVDVDKPSFEVLTNWYFKDKDYIYHVESYKYDYSLVRLERDIPTFRIFVTGGPRSDYTLDKNGVYYAGEKIPDIDSDTFSVVSSPAEIALLNGKGGPDLSGLYMRDLNNIVYRGKVLPGADVASFKPIFTGPYIQEFGKDKSNVYYESSLVTGADPETFTTETRQVYEGCRLGMYGVDSGAVYYKEMKVNGADQETFKSLYGEYGKDKNNVYLRGVLQEGLNPQTFTFDCDYG; this is encoded by the coding sequence ATGAGTAAGGTAAATATTCTTAAAATCTTTCTCGTGTTTTTTATAGTAAGCACTGGTATTTTTGCCTGGCTTTTATTCACAGAGGAGAAGAGCCCCTCTTTACACTTTACGCCGGACGGCCTTCCTTTGCCTCCGGGTGTAGTCCTTCTCCCCTACGACGGTGATATAACCCTAGGTGGGATAGCCACTACCACCGACAGGAGAGATAAAGACTCGCCCTACAAAAAGATAAACTATGTATATGCGAAGAAAGACGGTGTGATATATTATGCCGAACCAACGATGCGACTCACAGATATGCCTGTTTATACTGAAGTAGAGGGGGTAGACACAGAGACATTTACCATAACAGAGACAGTGCATACACAATTAGGACTCGCGTCTGATAAGGACCATATCTTTTTTGACGGAGAGATAGTAGATGTAGACAAGCCCTCTTTTGAAGTGCTGACGAATTGGTATTTCAAAGATAAAGACTATATCTATCATGTTGAAAGTTACAAGTATGACTACTCTCTAGTAAGGCTAGAGCGTGACATACCAACATTTCGCATATTTGTGACGGGTGGCCCTCGCTCCGACTACACTCTTGATAAAAATGGTGTATATTATGCAGGAGAAAAGATTCCCGATATTGACTCAGACACATTCTCCGTCGTCTCTTCCCCTGCTGAGATTGCCCTACTAAACGGAAAAGGCGGCCCGGATTTATCTGGACTTTATATGCGCGATCTTAATAATATTGTATACCGAGGGAAGGTGCTTCCTGGGGCAGATGTCGCCAGCTTCAAGCCGATCTTCACAGGGCCATATATTCAAGAATTTGGTAAAGATAAAAGTAATGTATATTATGAGAGTTCTCTCGTGACAGGAGCCGACCCTGAGACATTTACCACAGAGACGCGCCAGGTATACGAAGGGTGTCGTTTGGGTATGTATGGAGTTGATTCAGGCGCCGTCTATTATAAAGAGATGAAAGTTAATGGCGCGGACCAAGAAACGTTTAAATCTTTGTATGGCGAGTACGGCAAAGACAAAAACAATGTTTACCTTAGGGGTGTATTGCAAGAGGGCCTCAATCCTCAAACATTCACATTTGATTGCGATTACGGATAG
- a CDS encoding phage holin family protein, which yields MKILIHWLISAIAILISAYLLSGVYVDGFITAVIIAIVLGAVNGFVRPVLVVLTLPITILTLGLFLLILNTLLIMLVEVVVPGFEIDSFWWALIFGIVLSVINAILHSVSKSEVK from the coding sequence ATGAAAATACTTATTCATTGGCTCATATCGGCAATAGCAATCCTTATCTCAGCATATCTCTTAAGTGGAGTGTATGTTGACGGCTTTATAACGGCTGTAATTATCGCAATCGTACTAGGGGCGGTTAATGGATTTGTCCGTCCTGTCTTGGTGGTACTCACACTACCTATCACCATACTGACGCTCGGGCTGTTTCTTCTTATCTTAAATACTCTCCTTATCATGCTCGTCGAGGTTGTCGTCCCTGGGTTTGAAATAGATAGCTTCTGGTGGGCGCTTATATTCGGAATTGTCCTCTCTGTCATAAACGCCATACTCCATAGCGTCTCCAAAAGTGAAGTTAAATAA
- a CDS encoding NAD(P)H-dependent oxidoreductase: MNTAHRLKIKVIIGSTRQGRFSEKPAEWVFSEIKKRDGVEAELLDLRDYPMPFFSEAVPPAMKKEPYQNEIVKKWTEKIAEADGFIIISPEYNHGYPAVLKNALDYVYGEWSRKAVGFVSYGSVSGARSVEQLRQVAIELQMAPIRSAVHLPADKWMQVFTGKMPANELFESSNEYLGKFFDDLLWWTNALKIAREKK, translated from the coding sequence ATGAATACAGCTCATCGTTTAAAAATAAAAGTCATAATTGGAAGTACAAGGCAAGGTCGTTTTAGCGAGAAGCCGGCAGAATGGGTATTTAGTGAGATTAAAAAACGCGACGGAGTGGAAGCGGAGCTCTTAGACTTACGCGATTATCCGATGCCGTTCTTTAGTGAAGCGGTACCGCCAGCTATGAAGAAGGAACCGTATCAAAATGAAATTGTCAAAAAGTGGACGGAAAAAATTGCTGAAGCAGACGGTTTTATCATAATAAGTCCGGAATACAATCACGGTTATCCGGCAGTGCTTAAAAACGCGCTTGACTATGTCTATGGAGAGTGGAGCAGGAAGGCAGTCGGCTTTGTGAGTTACGGAAGCGTTTCCGGGGCGCGATCTGTTGAGCAATTAAGACAAGTCGCTATTGAACTTCAAATGGCGCCTATTAGGAGCGCTGTGCATCTGCCTGCTGACAAATGGATGCAAGTTTTTACGGGGAAGATGCCTGCAAATGAATTATTTGAATCTTCAAATGAATATTTAGGCAAATTCTTCGACGACCTCCTATGGTGGACAAACGCATTAAAAATAGCTCGCGAAAAGAAATAA
- a CDS encoding sigma-70 family RNA polymerase sigma factor, protein MKNKKSPAKKKNNAKTKKAVKKVIKKKKISALKKPAKKKITAIKREKKASAEDIEKKIENLTKKGSHRGFVTYAEILKEFPHIEDDVIFLDELYQNFQKAGIDILEGGVTGLLEEPKPEKKSKKAPKKMLPMTSSSQLDPIQMYLKEIGKISLLNADEERKLAKASMEGNEEAKTKLAQANLRLVVSIAKKYVGRSPDLTLLDLIQEGNIGLFKAVEKFDWTKGYKFSTYATWWIRQAVTRALADQARTIRIPVHMIETITKFKQNSRKLARELGREPLDEEVAAEMGVDVSKIHHIKKISQGTLSLEAPVGDDDEKSTLSEFVADDKILSPEQETSQRILKDQIDEIISDLSPKEQKILKMRFGLDDGVSHTLEEVGKEFGVTRERIRQIESKVIEKIRQHEKIKQLRSY, encoded by the coding sequence ATGAAAAATAAAAAATCACCAGCTAAAAAAAAGAATAACGCTAAAACAAAAAAAGCGGTAAAAAAAGTTATAAAGAAAAAGAAAATTTCTGCGCTTAAAAAACCGGCAAAAAAGAAAATCACTGCGATAAAAAGAGAAAAGAAAGCATCCGCGGAAGACATAGAAAAGAAAATAGAAAATCTTACAAAAAAAGGCTCTCATAGAGGGTTTGTTACCTATGCCGAGATATTAAAAGAATTTCCGCATATAGAAGATGATGTCATATTCTTAGACGAACTGTATCAAAATTTTCAAAAAGCAGGAATAGATATCCTTGAGGGGGGCGTAACCGGACTCTTAGAAGAACCAAAACCTGAGAAAAAATCAAAAAAAGCGCCTAAAAAAATGCTTCCGATGACATCTTCCTCCCAATTGGATCCTATACAAATGTATCTTAAAGAGATTGGAAAAATTTCGCTTCTAAACGCTGACGAAGAAAGAAAACTGGCGAAAGCTTCTATGGAAGGAAACGAAGAAGCAAAAACAAAGCTTGCTCAAGCAAACTTAAGATTAGTCGTCTCTATTGCGAAAAAATATGTAGGACGCAGTCCTGATCTCACGCTGCTTGATCTCATTCAAGAAGGGAATATCGGCTTATTCAAAGCAGTGGAAAAATTTGATTGGACTAAAGGATATAAATTCTCAACTTATGCGACATGGTGGATAAGGCAAGCAGTAACAAGAGCATTAGCAGACCAGGCGCGCACTATCCGTATACCCGTTCATATGATAGAGACTATCACTAAATTCAAGCAGAATTCCAGAAAATTGGCCCGTGAACTTGGCAGAGAACCGCTTGATGAAGAAGTGGCGGCAGAAATGGGCGTTGACGTTAGTAAAATTCATCATATAAAAAAGATTTCCCAAGGAACACTTTCTCTTGAGGCGCCAGTAGGAGATGACGACGAGAAATCAACGCTTAGCGAATTTGTAGCTGATGATAAGATACTATCACCGGAGCAGGAAACCTCACAGAGAATATTGAAAGACCAGATAGATGAGATAATATCCGACTTGTCTCCAAAAGAACAGAAGATATTGAAGATGCGTTTTGGCTTAGACGACGGCGTGAGCCACACTCTGGAAGAAGTAGGGAAGGAGTTCGGCGTTACCAGAGAGCGTATCAGGCAGATTGAATCAAAGGTTATAGAGAAAATTCGCCAGCATGAGAAAATAAAGCAATTAAGAAGTTATTAG
- the dnaG gene encoding DNA primase, whose amino-acid sequence MSSNVDQIKSRLSITDLIGSYIKLYKAGANFKVVCPFHNEKTPSFFISPTRESWHCFGCNRGGDIFSFVMEIEGVDFLEALKMLALRAGVELKSENPKEKNEKDALMKIVDNSVSFYQSQLVKNTEAYSYLKGRGLSDDSIKNSRIGFAPDGWRNLYEFLKNKNFSDIDIEKAGMIIKSPKGFYDRFRSRIMFPIFNSMGQAVGFSGRIFGDENQGMANAKYINSPQTPLFDKSRILYGFDKAKNAIRKENSCVLVEGQMDLLMSQQTSVLNTVATSGTALSEEHLKIIKRLADNLILSFDTDEAGLAASERAVGMALAMGFEVKIVSITEKDPADLIKKNPEHWEEAVANAKPFITFYLNTIISKFKDIKDARKETEKKIIPLLAKIKSEIERSHYVSEVAKAIRLPEEPIMEELKKLLKQNKREDFKHHSQIGVKESQIAPKSRRQSIEERLLGLILWQKKKDENNFKAIIDTVAVKCFDLLSEEGKKMLKTEENELDEQIKKSYNKLTFEAELSYTDSETLDKEAEILLAGLEKESLKEKLEELSDRIRKFEVIGDQENLASSLEEFQKLIKLL is encoded by the coding sequence ATGTCATCAAATGTAGATCAAATAAAATCCCGTCTTTCTATCACCGACCTTATCGGTTCTTATATAAAACTCTATAAAGCGGGCGCTAACTTCAAAGTAGTCTGCCCATTCCACAATGAAAAAACTCCCTCTTTCTTTATTTCGCCAACACGTGAAAGCTGGCATTGTTTTGGCTGCAATAGGGGAGGAGATATCTTCAGCTTTGTGATGGAGATAGAGGGAGTTGATTTTCTTGAGGCTCTTAAAATGCTCGCTCTTCGCGCCGGAGTAGAGCTTAAGAGCGAGAATCCGAAAGAAAAAAATGAAAAAGATGCGTTAATGAAGATTGTTGATAACTCCGTTTCTTTCTATCAAAGCCAGCTTGTCAAAAATACAGAGGCTTATTCTTATCTTAAGGGACGCGGATTAAGCGATGATTCTATAAAAAATTCTCGTATCGGCTTTGCGCCGGATGGTTGGAGGAATTTATATGAATTTTTGAAGAACAAAAATTTCTCTGATATTGATATAGAAAAAGCCGGAATGATTATAAAATCGCCTAAAGGCTTTTATGACAGATTCCGTTCAAGGATAATGTTTCCGATTTTTAATTCTATGGGGCAAGCCGTAGGATTTAGCGGGAGAATATTTGGAGATGAAAACCAAGGAATGGCGAATGCCAAATATATAAACAGCCCCCAGACTCCGCTTTTTGATAAATCAAGAATTCTCTACGGATTTGATAAAGCCAAGAATGCCATAAGAAAAGAAAATAGCTGCGTGCTTGTGGAGGGGCAGATGGACCTTCTGATGAGCCAACAGACATCCGTTCTGAATACAGTCGCCACGTCAGGTACCGCGCTCTCAGAAGAACATTTAAAAATCATAAAGAGGCTAGCTGACAATTTAATTTTATCTTTTGATACTGATGAAGCCGGACTTGCGGCTTCAGAGAGAGCTGTCGGTATGGCGCTTGCCATGGGCTTTGAAGTAAAGATAGTATCAATAACGGAGAAAGATCCTGCCGACTTGATAAAAAAAAATCCGGAACACTGGGAAGAGGCGGTTGCCAATGCAAAGCCTTTTATAACATTTTACCTGAATACGATTATTTCAAAATTTAAGGATATAAAAGACGCCCGCAAGGAAACGGAGAAAAAGATTATTCCTCTTCTTGCGAAGATAAAAAGCGAAATAGAGCGTTCGCATTATGTGTCAGAAGTCGCCAAAGCAATCCGTCTTCCAGAAGAGCCGATAATGGAAGAATTAAAAAAATTGTTAAAACAAAATAAAAGAGAGGATTTCAAACACCATTCACAAATTGGAGTCAAAGAGAGCCAAATAGCGCCAAAGAGCCGTAGGCAATCAATAGAAGAAAGGCTTTTAGGGCTCATTTTATGGCAGAAAAAAAAAGATGAGAATAACTTTAAAGCCATTATAGACACGGTAGCTGTAAAATGCTTTGATTTATTGTCAGAAGAGGGGAAAAAGATGCTTAAAACAGAAGAAAACGAACTTGACGAACAGATAAAAAAATCTTATAATAAATTAACTTTTGAAGCAGAACTTTCCTACACTGATTCTGAGACACTGGATAAAGAGGCGGAAATTCTGTTAGCCGGCCTTGAGAAAGAAAGCTTGAAAGAAAAATTGGAAGAATTGTCTGATAGAATTCGTAAATTTGAGGTCATCGGAGACCAAGAGAATCTTGCTTCATCACTAGAGGAATTCCAAAAATTAATAAAACTTTTATAA
- the rpoC gene encoding DNA-directed RNA polymerase subunit beta' — translation MEKKVTDFDSIMLKLASPEKILSWSHGEVTKPETINYRTQRSERQGLFDERIFGPEKDYECYCGKYRRIRYKGIICEKCGVEVTRSIVRRERMGHIALAVPVSHIWFIRNIPSRLGLLLDLSIADLEKVIYFAGYIITKVNEEAKTKLRNDLEKEYKSKVKEKAKGEEKDTLKDALTMARAELDSIKSNKVLNEVEYHNISLKYGELLEVETGAEGLYNICKNLDLKALHSEIEAKLETASASEKVKNQKRLKLVRAMDQAGVRPEWMFLTVIPVTPPALRPMVALDGGRHATSDVNDLYRRVINRNNRLKKLIELRAPDVICRNEKRILQEAVDALIDNSARQSQKTAISQAQRRPLKSLADMLRGKQGRFRQNLLGKRVDYSGRSVIVVGPELNLHQCGLPKHMALELFRPFVISKLISREMAFNIRGANRLIDEKTPEVWAILEEIIKDKYVLLNRAPTLHRLGIQAFQPVLIEGNAIQVHPLVCSAFNADFDGDQMAVHVPLSDKAQKEAKEIMLSSRNLLNPGDGKPVVQPTQDIVLGCFWMTQIVDGEKGEGKVFASPNDAITAFDFGHVDLKAKIKLPGTDTPKYKAFAGQLFETSIGRLLFNSVLPTDFPFINDEMSKKKLSSITDQLILKYGSDNTPKILDKIKNFGYKYATKSGISWGYEDLVIPKDKEILVEQARNKVALIGDQYKDGLLTDNERYQKIIETWEGVRNSLDKLVPDGLDKLGPVYVMVTSNARGTWAQIAQMIGMKGQVVNPAGRIIDFPVLSSYKEGLTVLEYFISTHGARKGLADTALKTAKAGYLTRRLVDVAQDVVVNEHDCKTTHGITIKKEDAIKKNKNLSTYIDGRILLNPIKITVDRETREFKKNHLINSEEAKFIENGGVSEVIVRSPINCEATIGICQLCYGRDLGRNDLVEIGATVGVVAAQAIGEPGTQLTMRTFHLGGVAGRGDITQGLPRVEEVFEMIKPKSPAVLSHEDGIVSGITLEGEEKTLTILVKDAKGKSGKNEKSYIIPFGRDIIVEEGQEVKPGIPLTDGAIDISELYSTGGQEAAQNYILSEIDTTYSSQGAAIASKHIETIISKMFSRFKIKKQGDTKFNDGEIVEKYILIEENKKMKEKGGEEAESIKQLMGIKKVALTSASFLSSASFQDTTRILVRSALNGAEDKLIGLKENVMIGRLIPAGTGFRKRGERKPEKEYETRDKEEMGS, via the coding sequence ATGGAAAAAAAAGTCACAGATTTTGATTCAATAATGTTAAAACTTGCTTCTCCGGAGAAGATCCTTTCATGGTCTCACGGTGAAGTTACAAAACCTGAAACTATAAATTACAGAACTCAGCGCTCAGAGCGTCAGGGGCTCTTTGATGAGAGAATATTCGGACCGGAAAAGGATTATGAATGTTACTGCGGCAAGTATAGGCGCATCCGCTACAAAGGCATCATCTGCGAAAAATGCGGAGTGGAAGTAACGCGATCCATAGTAAGAAGAGAGAGAATGGGGCACATCGCTTTAGCAGTGCCTGTTTCTCATATCTGGTTTATACGAAACATTCCTTCAAGACTCGGACTTCTTTTGGATCTTTCAATAGCGGATCTTGAAAAAGTAATTTATTTTGCCGGATATATTATTACTAAAGTAAACGAGGAAGCTAAGACAAAACTGAGAAACGACCTTGAGAAAGAATATAAATCCAAAGTTAAAGAAAAAGCAAAAGGAGAAGAAAAAGATACTCTTAAAGACGCCTTGACTATGGCAAGGGCGGAACTTGATTCAATCAAGTCAAATAAAGTATTAAATGAAGTTGAATATCACAATATAAGTCTTAAATACGGCGAACTCTTAGAGGTGGAGACAGGCGCGGAGGGTCTTTATAACATCTGCAAAAACCTAGACCTAAAAGCGCTTCACAGTGAGATTGAAGCAAAACTTGAAACAGCTTCAGCTTCAGAAAAAGTAAAAAATCAAAAGAGATTAAAACTAGTCAGAGCCATGGACCAAGCCGGCGTGCGTCCTGAATGGATGTTCTTGACGGTTATACCTGTCACTCCGCCAGCCTTGCGCCCAATGGTGGCTCTTGATGGAGGAAGGCACGCCACTTCTGACGTTAATGATCTTTATAGACGGGTTATAAACAGAAACAATCGCCTCAAGAAGCTTATTGAGTTAAGAGCTCCTGATGTAATCTGCCGAAATGAAAAAAGAATTCTGCAAGAAGCGGTAGATGCGCTTATAGATAATTCTGCAAGGCAATCACAAAAGACGGCTATTTCACAGGCTCAAAGACGCCCTCTTAAATCACTCGCTGATATGTTAAGAGGAAAGCAGGGCAGATTCAGGCAAAATCTTCTAGGAAAAAGAGTTGATTATTCAGGACGAAGCGTTATCGTTGTCGGTCCGGAACTTAATCTGCATCAATGCGGACTGCCTAAGCATATGGCGCTTGAGCTTTTCCGTCCATTTGTAATATCAAAATTAATCTCAAGAGAAATGGCGTTTAATATAAGGGGCGCAAACAGACTTATTGACGAGAAGACTCCGGAAGTTTGGGCTATTCTTGAAGAAATTATTAAAGATAAATATGTCCTCTTAAACAGAGCGCCTACTCTTCATCGTCTTGGGATTCAGGCGTTTCAGCCTGTTCTTATAGAAGGAAACGCTATTCAAGTTCATCCGCTTGTTTGTTCCGCTTTTAATGCCGATTTTGACGGAGACCAAATGGCTGTACACGTTCCATTGTCTGACAAAGCTCAAAAAGAGGCGAAAGAAATTATGCTTTCATCTAGAAATCTATTGAATCCGGGGGACGGCAAGCCTGTAGTCCAACCTACTCAAGATATAGTGCTAGGGTGTTTCTGGATGACACAAATCGTTGACGGAGAAAAAGGAGAAGGAAAAGTATTCGCAAGTCCAAACGACGCTATAACCGCGTTTGACTTCGGCCACGTGGATCTTAAGGCTAAAATAAAACTTCCAGGAACAGACACCCCTAAATATAAAGCCTTTGCAGGGCAATTATTTGAAACTTCCATAGGACGACTCTTGTTCAATAGTGTTCTTCCTACGGATTTTCCTTTTATCAATGATGAAATGTCCAAGAAGAAACTTTCATCTATCACCGACCAACTTATCCTTAAATACGGTTCTGATAATACTCCAAAAATTCTGGATAAGATAAAAAATTTCGGATATAAATATGCCACTAAGTCTGGTATAAGCTGGGGCTATGAGGACCTTGTAATTCCTAAAGATAAAGAAATATTAGTTGAACAAGCAAGAAACAAAGTCGCTTTAATCGGGGACCAATACAAAGATGGACTCCTTACCGACAATGAGCGTTATCAAAAGATTATTGAAACGTGGGAAGGGGTAAGAAATAGCCTTGATAAGTTAGTGCCTGATGGGTTGGATAAATTAGGTCCTGTTTATGTTATGGTTACTTCAAATGCCAGAGGAACATGGGCGCAGATTGCTCAGATGATTGGTATGAAAGGACAAGTGGTTAACCCTGCCGGAAGGATTATAGATTTCCCTGTGCTTTCAAGTTATAAAGAGGGACTTACTGTTCTTGAGTATTTCATTTCTACTCACGGCGCAAGAAAAGGTCTTGCCGACACAGCTCTGAAGACGGCAAAAGCGGGCTATCTTACAAGAAGACTGGTTGATGTGGCTCAAGATGTGGTAGTAAATGAACATGACTGCAAAACAACACATGGTATCACTATTAAAAAGGAAGACGCCATAAAGAAAAATAAAAATCTTTCCACCTATATTGACGGAAGAATTCTATTAAATCCGATTAAAATAACTGTAGATAGAGAGACGCGCGAATTTAAAAAAAATCATTTAATAAACAGCGAAGAAGCGAAATTCATTGAAAATGGAGGTGTATCTGAAGTTATTGTCCGTTCTCCTATCAATTGCGAAGCTACAATAGGAATATGCCAACTTTGCTACGGAAGAGACCTCGGAAGAAATGATTTAGTGGAAATAGGCGCTACTGTAGGAGTCGTCGCCGCTCAAGCTATCGGCGAGCCGGGCACTCAGCTTACTATGAGAACTTTCCACCTTGGAGGAGTGGCTGGACGAGGAGACATTACTCAAGGTTTACCTCGCGTTGAAGAAGTTTTTGAAATGATCAAGCCTAAAAGCCCGGCAGTGTTATCTCATGAAGATGGAATAGTCAGTGGCATAACATTAGAAGGTGAAGAAAAAACTCTTACAATATTGGTAAAAGACGCCAAAGGAAAATCAGGCAAAAATGAGAAATCTTATATTATCCCGTTTGGAAGAGATATTATTGTAGAAGAAGGGCAAGAGGTTAAGCCGGGTATTCCTCTCACAGACGGGGCGATAGATATTTCCGAGCTTTATTCAACCGGAGGACAAGAAGCGGCTCAGAATTATATACTTTCTGAGATTGACACAACTTACTCTTCTCAAGGGGCGGCCATTGCAAGCAAACACATTGAAACAATTATCAGCAAGATGTTCTCAAGATTTAAGATTAAAAAGCAAGGCGATACTAAATTCAACGATGGAGAAATAGTTGAAAAATATATTCTTATTGAGGAAAATAAGAAAATGAAAGAGAAAGGAGGAGAAGAAGCCGAGTCAATCAAACAGCTTATGGGTATAAAAAAAGTAGCGCTTACAAGCGCAAGCTTCTTATCGTCAGCATCGTTCCAAGATACTACAAGGATATTGGTGCGTTCAGCCTTAAACGGAGCAGAGGACAAGCTCATAGGATTAAAAGAGAATGTAATGATAGGACGCCTTATCCCGGCAGGAACAGGCTTTAGGAAAAGAGGGGAAAGAAAACCGGAAAAAGAATACGAAACACGCGATAAGGAAGAGATGGGGAGCTAA